GTCCGGTCTCGAGACGGCAGCGGACATAGGTGCAGCCCGGATAGCGCTCGATGACCTCCCAGTGGGTGAGCGCCTCCTTGCCGCCGCTGACCACGGCCATCTTTTTGCGGTCGGCTTTGTGGCGGCCGATGGGCGCGTCCACCGTGCCCCGGTCCTCCTTCAGACTGCCGGTCACCAGGCACTCGTAGGTCCGGGCCAGGGTGTGGTCCTGAAGCTGGGCCGAGAGGGACAGGTGAGCCGCGTCGTTTTTGGCCGCGATGATGAGCCCCGAGGTGTCCCGGTCGATGCGGTGGACGATGCCGGGGCGCAGCACGCCGCCGATGCCGGAGAGGCTTCCGGCGCAGTGGTGAAGCAGCGCGTTGACCAGCGTGCCGTCGCTGTGGCCCGGTGCCGGGTGCACCACCAGCCCCTTGGGCTTGTTCACCACGATCACGTCGGCGTCCTCGTAGACCACGTCCAGGGGAATGTCCTGGGCTTTTACATCCAGCGCCTCCGGCTCCGGAAGGTCCGCCTCCACCACCTCGCCGCCTGCAAGGCGCAGATTTTTGGCCGCGGCCTTCCCGCCGCAGAGCACCCGGCCCTCTTCCAGCAGCCGTGCGGCGGCGGAGCGGCTCAGCCCCTCCGCCGAGGCGGCCAGAAAGGCGTCAATTCGGCTTCCCGCGGCCTCCGGAGGGACCTCAAACGTGATCCTTGCCATGGGGCCGCTCCTGCTTGTCGTGTGTCTCATAGAACCAAAGATAATAGATTGCCGCTAAGATGGCTCCCGTGACCACGCAGATGTCCGCCACGTTGAACACGGGATAGTGTATGAACTGAAAGTTGAACATGTCCACCACATATCCAAGCCGTATCCGGTCGATGATATTGCCAAGGCCTCCGGAGACGATCAGGGCGCAGGCGGTCAGCCCCAGGGGGTGGCGGACAATCCGCCGCACCGCGAAATAAGCCACCGCCGCCACAATGGCGCTGGTCACTACCACAAGCAGCCACCGCATGCCGGAAAAGCTGGACCAGGCGGCGCCGTAGTTGTGGACCAGCCGCAGTTCCACAAAGCCGGGGATCAGGGGCTGACTTCCACCTAAAATCAAATTGACGCTGACATAGTGCTTGACCCATTGGTCCGCGGCCAGCGCCGCTGCGGCCAGGGCAATATAGAGCAAAGACTGCATAGATACGGTTCCTCTCATTGGTTTAAAGGCGCGCTTACAGCGCCCTGCGGCAGGCCGGCCGTCCGCTCAGATCAGCCAGCGGTTGACCAGGGGGATGCGGCGGAGCACCTCGTAGTCCAGGCAGCCGCAGCCCAGAAGCAGCAGAGCCATCATGGGGACTGTCACGACCGCGGGCCCCACCAGCGCGGTCAGGCCGAAGTGGGCAAAGGTCTTCAGGAAGAAGATGTGGACCAGAAATACGCAGAAGGAGGCCTTGGAGATGTACTCCAGCACAGCGGCCGCGGATTCCGGAATGCGAACGGACAGGCACAGGCCGTAGACGCCCACGGCGATGAGGCACATCCCCACGCCCATGCCCTCGAAAAAGTGGGTGTCCAACTTCCCGGCGGCAGAGGACGCGGCCCAGCTGCCGCAGAAGGCGGTCAGAAAGCCCGCCAGGGCCGTCAGTGCCCAGGGCCACCGCCTGTCGGGGCCGCTGTGATAGGCCGAGAGATAGCGGCCCAGGAGCGTGTAGCCGATGGAGGCGTAGGTCATGTTCATCAGCCACTGCTTGGGAATGCCCACCAGGAGGGTGAAGGGCCAGAAGGTCTTGACCGTGGGGTATAGGATCCCCAGCAAAAACCACAGCCCCAGGAGATAGGAGAGCTGGCGCCTGTCCGCGTGGGCGGCCACAAGATAGGTGATGGGCAAAAAGGCATACACCAACAGCATGATGTGCAGGTAGTAGAGGTGCTCCTCATGGCGGAAAAGCACCACCTCTTTCAGGGACTGGATCAGCGCGGGGGCGGTCAGCTGTCCATAGGCCAGAAGGGAGAAGACCTTGTAGCACACGGCCCAGAACAGCAGCGCCGCCAGCAGCCGGGGGAAGTTCTTGGTATAGAGCTTCTTCAGCGTTATGGCCTTTTCCGGGTTCAGCAGCAGCTGGCCGCTGGCCATGAGGAACAGGGAAACGCTCACATGGGAGACGCAGGCCCAGAACAGGGCGCACAGCCAGGCCGGCGTACCTACCGCGTCCGCCGCAAAGGCGGGTACCGCCACATGGCTGATGAGTACGTCCAAAATCGCCACGGTTTTAATAAGGTCCACCGCGCCGCTGCGCCTTTGCACAGGAAGCGTTTTCTCCATAGAAACTCCTTTCAATCGCATCAAGACGGGAAAACAGGGGAGGGCGGGGCAAATTGCCCCGCCCTCCAGTTTAATCGCTTTTTGGAAAATATGCAACCGGACAGAGAAAAATGTTGTGGCCGCCGCTGCTTTAAAAGAGAAGGAAAAAGGTTTTCAGCAGCCGGACCCCGTTGAATAAAATCACCGCGCCGCACACGATGCTGATGCCCCGCATGACCCTGGGGGTGATGCGGCTGGAAAACAGCTGGGCGATCAGGGTGATGCCCGAAAACCACATGGCGGAGGACAGCAGCACGCCGGCGATGAAAAAGCCGCTTTGATCCGGCGGCAGCGTCACCCGGAACGCGCCCAACAGCATGGTGCCGTCAATGAGCGCCTGCGGGTTGCACCAGGTCACAGCCAGAAGCTTGGAAACCATCTTCCAGAAGGGAAGGCCGGTTTGCTGGCGGCCCAGTTCCTCCGCCTTGGCGCGCAGCAGACCCACGCCAATCCATATCACCATCAAGCTGCCCACCAGCAGCACCACCATTTGCAGGGCGGGCCAGCGCTCCATCACCGCGCCGATGCCGAAAAAGCAGGAAAGGGACAGCGTGGCGTCCAGAAAAATGGCTGCCAGGACCATCTCTACAGCCTGCCGGCGGGTGATGGTGAGGGCGTTGTCGATGATAAACAGGTTTTGCAGTCCGATGGGCGCCACATAGGCAAGGCCGATGGCAATACCCTGGAAAAATACAGGCATGGGCAATTCTCCTCAGGACAGGGGCCCGGCGGAGCATCTCAGAGCGCTCCTTAGGGCAGCATCCGTTTCTCTGATCTCAGACCACGGCCGCCGGGGGGGCGTATGCCGGAAAACTGGCGGTCAGCTTTTAAAATTGGGGCAGCTTGCGGACCACGGCGGCGCAGCGCGGGCACAATCCCGGGTGGTTGGGGTCCTCGCCCACCTGGAGGGAGTGCATCCAGCAGCGCTGGCACTTCTCGCCCGCGGCCTCGGAGACCTCCACGCTCAGTCCGGGGAAGTTTGCGCCTTGGCCCACTACAGAGTCTGACGCCGCCTCGGCGGAGGTGATGGTGCACTCGGAGACAATGAACAGCTCCGCCAGATTCAGCGTGGCCACCTGGGCCAGGGCGCTCATGGCGTCGCTGTCCGCGGCGTGAAGGGACACGTGGGCCTCCAGGGCTTTGCCGATCTTCTTCTGGGCCCGGGCGGCCTCCAGCACCGAGTTGACGTCGCCGCGCAGACGGATCACCGTGTCCCACTTGGCCATGGCCTTGTCGCTGAGGGCGTAGTCGGTGAATACGCCGTTCATCTCATTGAGCACCACGTTGCGCGGATCGTCGCCCTCCCGGTGGGGCATGGCCTGCCAGATCTCGTCGCAGGTAAAGGAGAGGATGGGGGCCATCAGGCGGGTCATGGTGTCCAGGATCAGGTAGAGGGCGGTCTGGGCGCTGCGGCGCAGCGCGCCGTCCTTCTCCTCGCAGTAGAGGCGGTCCTTGATGATGTCCAGGTAGAAGCTTGAGAGGTCCACCACGCAGAAGTCGTTGACCAGGTGGGTCAGCACGTGGAACTCATAGTTGTCGTAGGCCTTCAGCCCGGCCTCCACCAGGCCGTTGAGCCGGCTGACCGCCCAGCGGTCCAGCTCCTCCATATCCTTGGGGGCCACCAGGTCGTTGGGGTCAAAGCCGTCCAGATTGCCCAGGCAGTAACGGGCGGTGTTGCGGAACTTCAGGTAGTTCTGGCTCAGCTGCTTGAAAATCTCCTTGGAGCAGCGCACGTCGGCGTGGTAGTCGGCGCTGGCGGCCCAGAGACGCAGCAGGTCCGCGCCGAAATCACGGAAGATCTCCGCCGGGTCCATGCCGTTGCCCAAGGATTTGTGCATGGCCTTGCCCTCGCCGTCCACGGTCCAGCCGTGGGTCAGGCACTCTTTGAAGGGCGCACCCTTGCCCAGGGCGCCCACGGCGGTCAGCAGCGCGGACTGGAACCATCCCCGGTACTGGTCCAGGCCCTCCAGGTACATGGTGGAGGGCCAGAAGCCCTGCTCCTTGCGCATGGCGGCCACGTGGGAGGAGCCGGAGTCAAACCAGCCGTCCAGGGTGTCCTCCTCCTTGGTAAAGCCGTGGTCCGCGCCGCAGTGCGGGCAGGTAAAGCCCTTGGGCAGGATCTCCTCCGCTTCTTTGGCGAACCAGGCGTTGGAGCCCTCCCGCTCAAAGAGGTCGGCCACGGCGGCGATGGTTTCATCGCTGCAGATGGGCTTGCCGCACTTGGGGCAGTAGAACACGGGGATGGGCAGGCCCCACTTGCGCTGGCGGCTGATGCACCAGTCGTTGCGCTCGCGGATCATGGAGATCATCCGATCCTTGCCCCAGGCGGGGACCCAGCGCACATCGTCGCAGGCGGCCACGGCCTCGTCCTTAAAGGCATCCACGGAGCAGAACCACTGGGGCGTGGCCCGGAAGATGATGGGGCCCTTGCAGCGCCAGCAGTGGGGGTAGGAGTGGACGATGTCCTCGCTTGCAAAGAGGGCGCCGCTCTCCTTCATGTCGCTGAGGATGACGGCGTTGGACTCGTCGGTCTTCATGCCGGCGTACTTGCCGGCGTAGTCGGTGTGGCGGCCCTGGTCGTCCACAGGCACCACCATGTCCATGCCGTAGCGCCTGCAGGTTTCGTAGTCGTCGGCGCCGAAGCCCGGAGCGGTGTGGACGCAGCCGGTACCGGAGTCCATGGTGACATAGTCCGCCAGCAGCAGCCGGGAGGTCTTGGGCAGGAAGGGGTGGTCGGCTAACATGTTCTCAAAGAAGGCGCCGGGATGGGTTTCCACGATTTCATAGCCCTCTACGCCGCCGATCTTCATGACCTTCTCCACCAGGGCCTCGGCCAGGATATAGACCTCGCCGCCCGGGGCCTTGACCAGGGCGTAGGACTCCTCCGGGTGCAGCGCGATGCCCAGGTTGCCGGGCAGCGTCCAGATGGTGGTGGTCCAGATCACGAAAAAGAGCTTTTTGGGGTCGTAGGCGCTGAGCTTGCCGCAGTCGTCGTGCATGGGGAACTTCACATACACGGTGGTACAGGGGTCGTCCTGATACTCGATCTCCGCCTCGGCCAGGGCCGTCTCGTCCTTGGGGCACCAGTACACGGGCTTGAGGCCCTTGTAGATATAGCCCTTTTTGAACATCTCGCCGAAGACCTTGACCTCCTCCGCCTCAAATCGGGGGTCCATGGTCTTGTAGGGGTGCTCCCAGTCAGCCAGCACGCCCATGCGCTTAAAGCCCTCCATCTGCACGTCGATATAGTGCTGGGCAAAGTCGTGGCAGGCGGAGCGGAACTCCGGCACGCTCATGGCCTTGCGGTTGAGCTTGTTCTTCTTGATAATGGCGGACTCAATGGGCATGCCGTGGTTGTCCCAGCCGGGGATATAGGGGGTGTAGTAGCCCCGCATGGCATAGGAGCGGGTGATGAAGTCCTTCAGCGCCTTGTTCAGGGCGTGGCCCATGTGCAGATCGCCGTTGGAGAAGGGCGGGCCGTCGTGGAGGCTGAAGAGGGGCTTTCCCTCGTTCTTTTTCAGCATCTCGTTGTAAAGGTCCGACTCCTCCCAGCGCCTGAGCATGTCCGGCTCCCGCTTGGGCAGGCCCGCCCGCATGGGGAACTCGGTCTGGGGCAGGTTGATGGTCTTGTTGTAGTCCATGTCTTGTATTTCCTCCTATTGTTGGCGGCGTTTGCCTTTTTCAATCAGTTTGCAGGGAAAAGTGACCAGTCCGCAGTCCCGGCAGAGCATGGCGCCGGAAAAGGTGGGGAAGGGATCACGGGTAAACATCGACGTGTCGTCATCCTCCAGGGGCCCAAGGTCCACCTGGTCGGTGGGGCCGCGGAACATGCGCAGCTCTTGCTGGGTCCAGAAGGGATATTTTTGGGTGTGCAGGTCGCCGGATTCCATCTCTTTCCCGCATTTGGGACAGTTCATCGCGAACCTCCTTACAAAAAACAAAATGCCCCCGTCTCCTAAGAGACAGGGGCAAAGCCTCTGCGGTACCACTCTTGGTTGCCGCATTGCTTGCGCAAAGCGGCCGCTCATGCCCCACAGCCATGGGGCGACGGAATAACGCCCGTCACACGTCCGCGCTTACTGAATCCTTCAGCGGGAGGCTCCAAGGTGATTTTCCTCCGGGTCCGCCCTCCGCCTTTCACCAAAACGGCGGCTCTCTTTGCGGCTTTCCCGGACTACTCTTCCTCTTCCACGCCCTGCATCTGTTCAATTACTCTGGTATGATACCCGTTTTGATCCTTTTTGTCAACTGAACAGACGGCATTTTTTCCTGTTTTCTCTGATTTTGCGCATTTATCGCCCTGGAGCGTCACGGCCCGGCGCCGCGGCGGCGCCTCCACAGCCCATAGGCCGCCACAGCCGCCGCCGTGGTGGTGGCCATGACCGCAAGGGAGATCAGGAACTGAGGGGACCCCGGCTCCCTTATGGCGTCTCCCATCAGGGTGAAGCAGATGGTCTGAGGGGCGAAGCCCAATACCGATCCCAGCACATAGGGCCAATAGCGCAGGCCGGAGGCCCCCATGTACATGCTGACGATGTCACAGGAGAAGAGGCCCACAACCCGGACCAAAAAGGAGTAAATAAAGTCGTTCCCCACCCGGAAGTCCCGGAGCGCATGGAGCTTCGGGTGCTTTTTTATCAGGCGCTCCACGCTCTGGCCCGTGGAGAGCCGGGCGGTGAAAAAGGGCACCGAGCAGGCCACCGCCACCCCCGCCATGTTGACAGCCAGGGCGGCGGGAAGGGGAAAGAGCAGCGTGGCCGCCACTTCAAAAAGAGCCAGCGGCAGCAGCACGGACAGGCTTTTGACGGCATAGAGCAGCAAGAGAAGCAGCGCCGCCAGCAGCTGGTTTTCCGGCGCATGGGACAGCAGTGCCTCCACGGTGAGGTCCCGGTCGGTCCCCAACACCCAGATCACCAGCCCAATGGTCACCACCATGGGAACCAGCCGCAAAAACCGCTTTCCAAGAGGCTCTCTCTTTTCCAAAGTCCCGCTCCTCTCCCTGTGATTGAGTTCCCGGCTGTCCCCGGGCACGAAAACTGAAAGGGTGCCCGGCGGATCGGACGGGGCCCATGAATGCCATTTATCATACCGCCGAAAAGGCGGAAAGTAAATAGACAAAATGACGCCGTGCCGGAGTATTCCGGCACGGCGGTGGATTTCCCCTATATGCCGCTTTGCTGGGGATCGCTCTGTCCGGCGCCGGCGGAGCTTCCGGTCTCCGGCACGGGCCAGTTGAGGCCGCCCTCCGGAGTTTCCGGCGTAGTGGCGGATCCCCCCGCCTCCGGTGTGGCGGGCGCGGCGGTGCCGCCCTCCGGGGTCTCCGGCGCCACCGGCGTTGTGCCGCCCTCCGGAGTTTCCGGCGTCACGGGATCGGTGATCTCCGGCGTCTCCGGCTTGACAGCGGGCGTATCCGGCATCTCCTTGGTGCCCCGCAGGATCACCTTGTTGCGGACCTTATAGTCGCTGGAGGCCTCAAAGGCGCTGGAGATCAGCTTGCCGCTGGCGTCATACACATTGCGGTAGGTGCGGACCTTATAGCCTGTGTAGGGCGTGGTCTTCACCTGCTCCGTGCCCGCCGGCAGTGTGGGATCGTCCTCATAGACCACCGTAAAGGGCGTGGTGCTCAGCTCCTCCTTGGTCATTTTCACATACTTGCCAGTCAGGTTGGTGCCGTAGATGGTGACGGTCAGATAGTTCTTGGAGTAGGAGGCCACGATTTTGATGGGATAGTCCGTGTTGTTGGAAAAGCGGAACTCCGGCCCGCCCCAGGACACGGTGGCGTCCATGCCCTTTGTGATGTAGGCGGGCACATAGCGGTGGGCCGCCCGGGTGACGATCTCCAGGTCCGACAGCAGCGCCGTCATATAGAGGGTGGAGGAGGTCTGGCAGATGCCGCCGCCGATCTCATCCACGGTTTCGCCCCGCACATAGGCCGGGGCCGGCAGATAGCCCCGGGCCGCGGTGCGCTCGCCCACCACGTCGTTGTAGGAAAAGACGTCGCCGGTGTTGAGCACGAAGCCGTTGATGGCGGCCGCGGACTTTTTCACATTGCTGATGCGGTTGGAGCTACCGCTCACGTGGGTCTTATAGGTGCCTAACACATCCCGGAACAAAAGCGGCCGGAGCTCATCCGCCGTCACGGCGGGATACTCCACCGCCGCGGGGATCTCCACGGTTTCGCCGGGCTCCGCCTCG
This window of the Dysosmobacter acutus genome carries:
- a CDS encoding RluA family pseudouridine synthase, translated to MARITFEVPPEAAGSRIDAFLAASAEGLSRSAAARLLEEGRVLCGGKAAAKNLRLAGGEVVEADLPEPEALDVKAQDIPLDVVYEDADVIVVNKPKGLVVHPAPGHSDGTLVNALLHHCAGSLSGIGGVLRPGIVHRIDRDTSGLIIAAKNDAAHLSLSAQLQDHTLARTYECLVTGSLKEDRGTVDAPIGRHKADRKKMAVVSGGKEALTHWEVIERYPGCTYVRCRLETGRTHQIRVHMAYIGHPILGDTVYGAKKAVPGLQGQCLHAVGLRFIHPRTGELVELSCPLPQEFQTQLRALRSRR
- the lspA gene encoding signal peptidase II — encoded protein: MQSLLYIALAAAALAADQWVKHYVSVNLILGGSQPLIPGFVELRLVHNYGAAWSSFSGMRWLLVVVTSAIVAAVAYFAVRRIVRHPLGLTACALIVSGGLGNIIDRIRLGYVVDMFNFQFIHYPVFNVADICVVTGAILAAIYYLWFYETHDKQERPHGKDHV
- a CDS encoding acyltransferase translates to MEKTLPVQRRSGAVDLIKTVAILDVLISHVAVPAFAADAVGTPAWLCALFWACVSHVSVSLFLMASGQLLLNPEKAITLKKLYTKNFPRLLAALLFWAVCYKVFSLLAYGQLTAPALIQSLKEVVLFRHEEHLYYLHIMLLVYAFLPITYLVAAHADRRQLSYLLGLWFLLGILYPTVKTFWPFTLLVGIPKQWLMNMTYASIGYTLLGRYLSAYHSGPDRRWPWALTALAGFLTAFCGSWAASSAAGKLDTHFFEGMGVGMCLIAVGVYGLCLSVRIPESAAAVLEYISKASFCVFLVHIFFLKTFAHFGLTALVGPAVVTVPMMALLLLGCGCLDYEVLRRIPLVNRWLI
- a CDS encoding LysE/ArgO family amino acid transporter, translated to MPVFFQGIAIGLAYVAPIGLQNLFIIDNALTITRRQAVEMVLAAIFLDATLSLSCFFGIGAVMERWPALQMVVLLVGSLMVIWIGVGLLRAKAEELGRQQTGLPFWKMVSKLLAVTWCNPQALIDGTMLLGAFRVTLPPDQSGFFIAGVLLSSAMWFSGITLIAQLFSSRITPRVMRGISIVCGAVILFNGVRLLKTFFLLF
- the ileS gene encoding isoleucine--tRNA ligase; translation: MDYNKTINLPQTEFPMRAGLPKREPDMLRRWEESDLYNEMLKKNEGKPLFSLHDGPPFSNGDLHMGHALNKALKDFITRSYAMRGYYTPYIPGWDNHGMPIESAIIKKNKLNRKAMSVPEFRSACHDFAQHYIDVQMEGFKRMGVLADWEHPYKTMDPRFEAEEVKVFGEMFKKGYIYKGLKPVYWCPKDETALAEAEIEYQDDPCTTVYVKFPMHDDCGKLSAYDPKKLFFVIWTTTIWTLPGNLGIALHPEESYALVKAPGGEVYILAEALVEKVMKIGGVEGYEIVETHPGAFFENMLADHPFLPKTSRLLLADYVTMDSGTGCVHTAPGFGADDYETCRRYGMDMVVPVDDQGRHTDYAGKYAGMKTDESNAVILSDMKESGALFASEDIVHSYPHCWRCKGPIIFRATPQWFCSVDAFKDEAVAACDDVRWVPAWGKDRMISMIRERNDWCISRQRKWGLPIPVFYCPKCGKPICSDETIAAVADLFEREGSNAWFAKEAEEILPKGFTCPHCGADHGFTKEEDTLDGWFDSGSSHVAAMRKEQGFWPSTMYLEGLDQYRGWFQSALLTAVGALGKGAPFKECLTHGWTVDGEGKAMHKSLGNGMDPAEIFRDFGADLLRLWAASADYHADVRCSKEIFKQLSQNYLKFRNTARYCLGNLDGFDPNDLVAPKDMEELDRWAVSRLNGLVEAGLKAYDNYEFHVLTHLVNDFCVVDLSSFYLDIIKDRLYCEEKDGALRRSAQTALYLILDTMTRLMAPILSFTCDEIWQAMPHREGDDPRNVVLNEMNGVFTDYALSDKAMAKWDTVIRLRGDVNSVLEAARAQKKIGKALEAHVSLHAADSDAMSALAQVATLNLAELFIVSECTITSAEAASDSVVGQGANFPGLSVEVSEAAGEKCQRCWMHSLQVGEDPNHPGLCPRCAAVVRKLPQF
- a CDS encoding PF20097 family protein translates to MNCPKCGKEMESGDLHTQKYPFWTQQELRMFRGPTDQVDLGPLEDDDTSMFTRDPFPTFSGAMLCRDCGLVTFPCKLIEKGKRRQQ
- a CDS encoding TVP38/TMEM64 family protein, whose protein sequence is MEKREPLGKRFLRLVPMVVTIGLVIWVLGTDRDLTVEALLSHAPENQLLAALLLLLLYAVKSLSVLLPLALFEVAATLLFPLPAALAVNMAGVAVACSVPFFTARLSTGQSVERLIKKHPKLHALRDFRVGNDFIYSFLVRVVGLFSCDIVSMYMGASGLRYWPYVLGSVLGFAPQTICFTLMGDAIREPGSPQFLISLAVMATTTAAAVAAYGLWRRRRGAGP
- a CDS encoding VanW family protein, which translates into the protein MEGKHMETGKKWNKRGLVIAAVALGVLFLCYIALCFAASRSGTIFPGVRVADTWEVGGMTIAQAEAQLEAHQDAWADDTAIGLTLAASEDDYSGTEVPLTFGEIGGVTMDSAATAQAAYDYCHSANFFASGWHYLSGMLGGGSVDAVLQAGNLTELAPALAKKLSREPVNGAYTMGSEAVYITKAKDGYSLDPDTLVQVLSEALGKCDYESVPIPYTLVRGTVLSAQAVHTAAAREVKNAGYDPKTESIYEAVVGAEFDQEEAQRLLDEAEPGETVEIPAAVEYPAVTADELRPLLFRDVLGTYKTHVSGSSNRISNVKKSAAAINGFVLNTGDVFSYNDVVGERTAARGYLPAPAYVRGETVDEIGGGICQTSSTLYMTALLSDLEIVTRAAHRYVPAYITKGMDATVSWGGPEFRFSNNTDYPIKIVASYSKNYLTVTIYGTNLTGKYVKMTKEELSTTPFTVVYEDDPTLPAGTEQVKTTPYTGYKVRTYRNVYDASGKLISSAFEASSDYKVRNKVILRGTKEMPDTPAVKPETPEITDPVTPETPEGGTTPVAPETPEGGTAAPATPEAGGSATTPETPEGGLNWPVPETGSSAGAGQSDPQQSGI